One Leptolyngbya sp. FACHB-261 DNA segment encodes these proteins:
- a CDS encoding NADPH:quinone oxidoreductase family protein, whose amino-acid sequence MKLIRVKTRGGPGVLTYQEEPRPDCAPDRILLKVIAAGINFADIMQHQGTYPLQLPLPYTPGMEFVGIVEEIGANVTTDVRLGERVAVLSWEAGGYAEYTVIRPEQVLRIPDLLDAHTVLALLFQGISAYLLLDYAAKIRAGESVLIHAAAGGVGNLLVQLAKLMNAGDVFGTAGTGAKREMIRNWGVDYPIDYTEPNWHEKILGITGRKGIDIILDPIGGSAIAQNLSCLAVEGRFVSYGWLSGDCPSLTATQCQNLLFRNQSVSGFAISAVMNHHPDIVETALTQLFTWVQMDKLKPILGHAFPLEDAAQAHAAILGRKTIGKVILQVGRYPA is encoded by the coding sequence ATGAAATTAATTCGTGTCAAAACACGCGGCGGACCCGGGGTCTTGACCTATCAAGAAGAACCCAGACCAGATTGTGCACCCGATCGCATACTACTGAAAGTGATTGCCGCAGGAATAAACTTTGCTGACATCATGCAGCACCAAGGCACTTACCCACTGCAATTGCCACTTCCCTACACTCCTGGAATGGAATTCGTTGGCATTGTCGAAGAGATCGGGGCAAACGTAACCACCGATGTGAGACTAGGTGAACGTGTGGCAGTGCTTTCCTGGGAAGCAGGTGGTTATGCTGAATACACAGTGATTAGGCCAGAGCAAGTGCTTCGCATTCCAGATCTGCTTGACGCACATACTGTGCTGGCTCTGCTGTTCCAAGGGATTAGTGCCTATTTACTGCTGGATTATGCCGCAAAAATTCGAGCGGGTGAAAGTGTACTGATTCACGCAGCAGCAGGCGGTGTGGGTAACTTGCTTGTACAACTTGCCAAACTGATGAACGCAGGCGATGTGTTTGGTACTGCTGGAACAGGCGCAAAGCGCGAGATGATTCGCAATTGGGGAGTAGATTATCCAATTGACTATACTGAACCGAACTGGCACGAAAAAATCCTTGGAATCACTGGCAGAAAAGGGATTGATATCATTCTCGATCCGATTGGTGGAAGCGCAATTGCACAAAACTTATCCTGCTTGGCTGTGGAAGGACGTTTTGTAAGTTACGGTTGGTTGTCAGGGGATTGTCCGAGTTTGACAGCGACTCAATGTCAGAATCTGCTGTTTAGAAATCAAAGTGTATCGGGCTTTGCCATCAGTGCGGTGATGAATCATCATCCCGATATTGTAGAAACGGCTCTCACGCAGCTTTTTACCTGGGTTCAGATGGATAAGTTAAAACCCATTTTGGGTCACGCTTTTCCTCTAGAGGATGCTGCACAAGCACACGCAGCGATTTTAGGCCGCAAAACGATAGGCAAAGTAATTTTACAAGTTGGTCGGTATCCTGCCTAA